In Spirobacillus cienkowskii, a genomic segment contains:
- a CDS encoding M3 family metallopeptidase translates to MPQSYPCIETKKRIFLKPQFNPLKKSDVKELLKQLLNEVPVDFKSAATWFGLFHEASCAISEVHSQLELNLSFNVQDHKAELQLKEFEENILSELLSVRSALMDIYMSSPWRNSMHFYDNDRILKDLSIRKIYTNKEITLLQIEENQLIRDYKKFAHTAKTHFEGRSVLVSSVIGKMNDPDLNTRKSAFFAYWNFVKANEEKYQSIFESLLINRRKQAEVVNAKSYVDIAFSELGRIDYGVAECSQFRQSILQEVIPVIKNLSKLQQESLNEDSISPWDISIWPDLMPKKSPANGNLNELVASVQNITSKIHPAFGKLFHEMRKKNLIDIFPRKGKAPGAFCVTFQESGYPFVFGNFSGTFKDALTFLHEFGHAIHGYAVSNIQNVLLRHPGFEFCEVASIGFELLASRFFSDLWVNKEDSTKALAFHFFNMLHFWPFMAMIDEWQHVIYTCKDLPSAEQRNKIWLDISRKYRPHVNWCGFEDLEELGWVSRPHIFTSPFYYIDYGIAQSGAIQLWKKSKVNFAETVNNYIAGLSLGAQKSLPDLFEATGLKFDFSRKMMKNLCEDIQEEIMKVSAK, encoded by the coding sequence ATGCCACAATCTTACCCCTGTATTGAGACTAAAAAGCGAATTTTTTTAAAACCTCAATTTAATCCTCTTAAAAAATCTGATGTCAAAGAGCTTTTAAAACAGTTACTAAATGAAGTCCCAGTTGATTTTAAATCAGCAGCGACGTGGTTTGGTTTGTTTCATGAAGCCTCCTGTGCCATTTCAGAGGTTCATTCGCAGCTTGAGCTTAATTTGAGCTTTAATGTTCAGGATCATAAGGCGGAGTTGCAATTAAAAGAGTTTGAAGAAAATATTTTATCTGAATTATTGTCGGTAAGAAGTGCGTTAATGGATATTTATATGAGTTCTCCTTGGAGAAACTCAATGCACTTTTATGATAACGATAGAATTTTAAAAGATTTGAGTATTAGAAAAATTTATACAAATAAAGAAATAACTTTACTTCAAATAGAAGAAAATCAATTAATCAGAGATTATAAAAAATTTGCACATACTGCAAAAACACATTTTGAAGGGAGAAGTGTCCTTGTTTCATCTGTTATCGGCAAAATGAATGATCCAGATTTAAATACAAGAAAATCAGCTTTTTTTGCATATTGGAATTTTGTAAAAGCAAATGAAGAAAAGTATCAGTCAATTTTTGAATCTTTGTTGATAAATCGTCGCAAACAAGCAGAGGTTGTAAATGCTAAAAGCTATGTTGACATTGCTTTTTCTGAGCTAGGTCGAATTGATTATGGAGTTGCCGAGTGTTCTCAATTTAGGCAGTCAATATTGCAAGAAGTGATTCCTGTTATAAAAAATTTGTCTAAATTACAGCAAGAATCTTTGAATGAAGACTCTATATCTCCTTGGGATATCTCTATTTGGCCTGATTTAATGCCTAAAAAGTCTCCCGCAAACGGTAATTTGAATGAGTTGGTTGCATCTGTTCAAAATATCACTTCTAAAATTCATCCTGCTTTTGGTAAATTATTTCATGAAATGCGGAAAAAAAATTTAATAGATATTTTTCCAAGGAAGGGTAAAGCTCCTGGTGCATTTTGTGTCACGTTTCAAGAAAGTGGTTATCCATTTGTATTTGGAAATTTTAGTGGAACATTTAAAGATGCTCTGACTTTTTTGCATGAATTTGGCCATGCTATTCATGGTTATGCGGTATCAAATATACAAAACGTTTTATTGCGTCATCCTGGGTTTGAATTTTGTGAAGTGGCAAGCATTGGGTTTGAATTATTAGCAAGTCGTTTTTTTTCTGATTTATGGGTTAACAAAGAAGATTCTACAAAAGCTCTTGCATTTCACTTTTTTAATATGCTTCATTTTTGGCCTTTTATGGCGATGATAGATGAGTGGCAGCACGTCATTTATACTTGTAAAGATCTTCCTTCTGCTGAGCAGCGAAATAAAATTTGGTTAGACATTTCTAGAAAATATCGGCCTCATGTGAATTGGTGTGGGTTTGAGGATTTAGAAGAATTGGGATGGGTCAGTCGTCCTCATATCTTTACATCCCCTTTTTATTATATTGATTATGGTATTGCACAGTCAGGTGCTATTCAGCTTTGGAAAAAAAGTAAAGTTAATTTTGCTGAGACAGTGAATAATTACATAGCAGGACTGAGCTTAGGTGCTCAAAAATCTTTGCCAGATCTATTTGAGGCAACTGGGTTAAAATTTGATTTTAGTCGCAAAATGATGAAAAATCTTTGCGAAGATATACAGGAAGAGATTATGAAAGTTTCAGCAAAATAA
- a CDS encoding 23S rRNA (pseudouridine(1915)-N(3))-methyltransferase RlmH, translated as MRYIILTPWKISRNSVLFNCIQDFVNRSSHYISLQHIYPSHVLSSEQHTQFYCKELKKLSVENPLCIALDENGKQLSSDGFAKELSYYELHGEKAIVFCVGGAYGLPQEIVKLGRFRSISLSSMTLPHEMALAVLVEQIYRARCIIASHPYHHADPSAFSKAISVRSSK; from the coding sequence ATGCGTTATATTATTTTAACACCTTGGAAGATTTCTCGAAATTCTGTTTTATTTAACTGTATTCAAGATTTTGTAAATAGATCTTCTCACTATATTTCCTTACAGCATATCTATCCATCTCATGTTTTAAGCTCTGAGCAGCACACACAGTTTTATTGTAAAGAATTAAAAAAATTGTCTGTAGAAAATCCGCTTTGTATTGCTTTAGATGAAAATGGCAAGCAATTATCTAGTGATGGTTTTGCTAAGGAGTTGAGTTATTATGAGCTACATGGAGAAAAAGCAATCGTGTTTTGTGTAGGAGGGGCTTATGGACTGCCTCAAGAAATTGTTAAATTAGGAAGATTTCGTAGTATTTCTTTGTCAAGTATGACGCTTCCGCATGAAATGGCTTTGGCTGTGCTTGTGGAACAAATTTATAGAGCACGATGTATTATTGCAAGTCATCCTTATCATCATGCTGATCCATCGGCTTTTTCTAAGGCTATTTCAGTAAGATCAAGCAAATAA
- the rplU gene encoding 50S ribosomal protein L21: MSNKNYAVVKIFGRQYKVTEGEQIKANFIHAEVGDSLPFSEVLVLQKNGHLHIGEPQVNGAKVTAQVVSHGREDKVLVFKYLRKNKSKKMHGHRQDFTTLSITSIEG; encoded by the coding sequence GTGAGTAATAAAAACTATGCAGTAGTTAAGATTTTTGGTCGTCAGTATAAAGTTACTGAAGGCGAACAAATTAAGGCAAATTTCATTCATGCTGAAGTTGGTGATTCTCTGCCTTTTTCTGAGGTTTTAGTATTACAAAAAAATGGTCACTTACATATTGGCGAACCTCAAGTAAATGGAGCAAAAGTGACTGCTCAGGTTGTTAGCCATGGTCGTGAAGATAAGGTCTTGGTTTTTAAATACTTACGTAAAAATAAATCAAAGAAAATGCATGGTCATCGCCAAGATTTTACAACTTTGTCGATTACAAGCATTGAAGGTTAG
- the lptB gene encoding LPS export ABC transporter ATP-binding protein, whose translation MNNYQLKVSNLVRKFGARTVVDDVSFYINNGEIVGLLGPNGAGKTTSFYMTVGLLKPTSGKVIINEQEITNLPIHKRAKMGIGYLPQNSSVFRKLSVEDNLLAIMEVTGIKKQNRYNLLEKLIDRFGIGHIRKSLGISLSGGERRRLEIARTLIINPRFLLLDEPFAGIDPVTVNEIQELVKKLVKEEQIGVLITDHNVRETLSLCSRAYILAGGKIIAAGQPDEVIADERVKQVYLGENFSF comes from the coding sequence ATGAATAATTATCAACTTAAAGTGTCAAATCTTGTAAGAAAATTTGGAGCAAGAACAGTTGTAGATGACGTTTCATTTTATATTAATAATGGAGAAATTGTTGGTTTATTAGGGCCAAATGGAGCAGGAAAAACAACCAGTTTTTATATGACAGTTGGTTTACTTAAACCAACTTCAGGTAAAGTTATTATTAATGAACAAGAAATTACTAATCTTCCTATACATAAAAGAGCAAAAATGGGTATTGGATATTTACCTCAAAACTCTAGTGTTTTTAGAAAGCTATCTGTTGAAGACAATTTATTAGCTATAATGGAAGTGACTGGCATAAAAAAACAAAATCGTTATAATCTTCTAGAAAAATTAATTGATCGATTTGGTATTGGACATATTAGAAAAAGTCTTGGTATTAGTTTATCTGGAGGAGAGAGAAGACGTCTTGAAATAGCGAGAACATTAATTATTAACCCTAGATTTTTGCTTTTAGATGAACCTTTTGCTGGTATCGATCCTGTTACGGTAAATGAAATTCAAGAGCTTGTTAAAAAACTCGTTAAAGAAGAGCAAATTGGTGTGTTAATTACTGATCATAATGTACGCGAAACTCTTTCTTTGTGCAGTCGCGCTTATATTCTTGCTGGTGGTAAAATTATTGCCGCAGGTCAACCGGATGAAGTCATTGCAGATGAGCGTGTTAAGCAAGTTTATTTAGGAGAAAATTTTTCATTTTAA
- the rsfS gene encoding ribosome silencing factor, whose amino-acid sequence MSNTFLKIGDKELSQEELAMLSIAVAMDKKAVRPVMMDLKNLGAFTELFAIVSASNQRQVYAIAEHIRQTFKQCLGLSPISVDGLESSSWVLIDYGFLFVHIFQEPTRDLYQLEQLWSKARFIDIDEEKCQLLLNEVNKISNDLNAREIDCSEDIRI is encoded by the coding sequence GTGAGTAATACATTTTTAAAAATTGGTGATAAAGAACTGTCTCAAGAAGAATTGGCAATGCTTTCTATTGCGGTGGCAATGGATAAAAAAGCAGTACGGCCAGTGATGATGGATTTAAAAAATCTGGGAGCTTTTACCGAGTTATTTGCAATTGTCAGTGCTTCTAATCAGCGCCAAGTTTATGCTATCGCAGAGCATATTCGACAAACATTTAAGCAATGCTTAGGGCTATCTCCTATATCTGTAGATGGGTTAGAGTCAAGTTCGTGGGTATTAATTGACTACGGCTTTTTATTTGTTCATATTTTTCAAGAACCAACACGTGATTTGTATCAACTAGAACAGTTATGGAGTAAAGCACGTTTTATTGATATTGATGAAGAGAAGTGTCAATTGCTTTTAAACGAAGTGAACAAGATATCTAATGATTTAAATGCAAGAGAAATTGACTGCAGTGAAGATATCAGAATTTAA
- a CDS encoding septal ring lytic transglycosylase RlpA family protein produces MNIIAQTLYSLILAIFFMSCTTTKESSLKYKIEKEFKYFTFYEKGYASFYDHKWAGRTTANGEKFNPELLTAASKTLPFNSTVMVKNTITGQSVFVRITDRGPYVKGRVIDLSAAAARKLGISRMGIAKVEVYLASN; encoded by the coding sequence ATGAATATTATAGCTCAAACTTTGTATAGTTTAATTTTGGCAATTTTTTTTATGAGCTGTACGACAACTAAAGAATCTTCATTAAAATATAAAATTGAAAAAGAATTTAAATATTTTACTTTTTATGAAAAAGGTTACGCTTCATTTTATGATCATAAATGGGCTGGCAGAACAACTGCTAATGGTGAGAAATTTAATCCTGAGCTATTAACTGCTGCAAGTAAAACTTTACCATTTAATTCTACAGTTATGGTTAAAAATACAATAACTGGACAATCTGTTTTTGTAAGAATTACTGATAGAGGCCCGTATGTAAAAGGAAGAGTTATTGATTTAAGTGCAGCTGCTGCTAGAAAGCTAGGTATAAGTAGAATGGGAATTGCTAAGGTAGAAGTGTATCTAGCAAGCAATTAG
- a CDS encoding O-antigen ligase family protein, translating into MINFSFFIFPFFLYTGIAVQAIFFYLTCILIPSVYFIKNNLKIPKFMLQICIYLIALHLIFPITNLLNLIFPNSTVTSFIYNTNNLFPSILKSEFPSSFFIGSFFIIIFYFISQYRKKDKKINPTKKYEPLKYFISGLFPASIIFLLLLFYEYKTGISLKSASQILEFKNPFLLNANTRVFGFYGSPLTVSGVGAAYFAFSWCLFWLCFSNKINYKNITIFKNRLVSLIALFSISTSSLLFIVISQGRTAFLSAIIILFLIPIILYIRKKPLISIFSVITILILGYFIGKNSSFTNRMSSATESIITNKSLEKGNNRIYFWKVYSHMITDKPIIGQGGYWLDQGLREQYYDHLGYDELEEKFTAHNNYIEVLGCGGIIAAIWILFYLTKLFKNLRAIIVRNIKNAPYLNFSLFFMFFANILHALTQNVFFDSSVIYIYISIIYIIMWQAAFKEKLLN; encoded by the coding sequence TTGATTAATTTTTCTTTTTTCATATTTCCATTTTTTCTTTATACTGGTATTGCAGTCCAAGCGATATTTTTTTATTTAACCTGCATTTTAATTCCTTCTGTATATTTTATTAAAAATAACTTAAAAATTCCAAAATTTATGCTTCAAATATGCATTTATCTAATTGCATTACATCTTATTTTTCCAATTACAAATTTATTAAATCTTATTTTTCCAAATTCAACAGTAACTTCATTTATTTATAATACAAATAACTTATTTCCTTCAATTTTAAAAAGCGAATTTCCTTCATCATTTTTTATTGGTAGTTTTTTTATAATTATATTTTACTTTATAAGCCAATATAGAAAAAAAGATAAAAAAATCAACCCTACCAAAAAATACGAACCATTGAAGTACTTTATTTCAGGTCTATTTCCAGCATCAATAATTTTTTTATTATTGTTATTTTACGAATATAAAACAGGAATTTCTCTCAAAAGTGCTTCGCAAATTTTAGAATTTAAAAACCCATTTTTACTAAATGCGAACACAAGAGTTTTTGGGTTTTACGGCAGTCCATTAACTGTGTCTGGAGTTGGAGCCGCATACTTTGCTTTTTCATGGTGTTTATTTTGGCTATGTTTTTCTAATAAAATTAATTATAAAAATATTACTATTTTTAAAAATAGGTTGGTTTCATTAATAGCTTTATTTTCAATATCTACTTCTTCGCTACTTTTTATTGTAATTTCACAAGGAAGAACTGCATTTTTATCAGCAATTATTATTTTATTTTTAATTCCAATAATTCTTTACATCAGAAAAAAACCTTTAATTTCAATATTTAGTGTTATTACTATTTTAATTTTAGGTTATTTTATTGGAAAAAATTCTAGTTTCACAAATAGAATGTCTTCAGCTACAGAATCAATAATTACAAATAAAAGCCTTGAAAAAGGAAATAATAGAATTTACTTTTGGAAAGTTTATTCTCATATGATCACAGACAAACCTATTATTGGTCAAGGTGGATACTGGCTTGACCAAGGTTTACGTGAACAATATTATGATCATCTTGGATATGATGAATTGGAAGAAAAATTCACTGCTCATAATAACTATATCGAAGTTCTTGGTTGTGGCGGTATCATTGCAGCAATTTGGATTTTATTTTATTTAACAAAATTATTTAAAAATTTGAGAGCTATTATTGTAAGAAACATAAAAAATGCACCTTATCTTAATTTTAGTTTATTTTTTATGTTTTTTGCTAATATTTTACATGCACTTACACAAAATGTATTTTTTGATTCTTCTGTAATTTATATTTATATATCTATAATTTACATAATTATGTGGCAAGCAGCTTTTAAAGAAAAGCTACTAAACTAA
- the rpmA gene encoding 50S ribosomal protein L27, with product MASKKAGGSTKNGRDSNPKYRGVKAYGGESVRAGNIIVRQVGTKIHPGSNVGMGKDFTLFAKIDGEVKFEHITRDRQCVSVYPLDAKA from the coding sequence ATGGCAAGTAAAAAAGCCGGTGGTTCGACCAAAAACGGACGTGATAGCAATCCAAAATATCGTGGCGTAAAAGCTTATGGCGGAGAGTCTGTTAGAGCTGGAAATATTATTGTACGCCAGGTGGGCACTAAAATTCATCCTGGATCCAACGTAGGTATGGGAAAAGACTTTACATTATTTGCTAAAATTGATGGTGAAGTAAAGTTTGAACACATCACTCGTGATCGTCAATGTGTAAGCGTTTATCCATTAGACGCAAAGGCATAA
- the dnaX gene encoding DNA polymerase III subunit gamma/tau, whose amino-acid sequence MLNKNSSQNYVVLARRTRPQSFSHLVGQDIVASAIEKMLSNQKIPHAFLFTGTRGTGKTSSARILAKSLCCEKGPTISPCQSCVHCQQITSCIHDDVLEIDGASHTGIDNIRELREATRFFPNSARYKIFIIDEVHMLSTGAFNALLKTLEEPPPQVIFILATTELHKVPITVRSRCMIFTFKKIEQQIMEKHLKNILTLEKIGFEDDAITLIAREAKGSIRDALSLLEQVIAICNHSFISSDLTKNALCVQGEEIAENIFSAICTKNLGDALELLRNADLASLDMAILMDNISQYFRNAMLIKTLNNKERAIVLTSLLPQEYSLIQEKIQNISVAAISEIFKLTANSIKDIARSNAGLAWSEIIITECISRAEWLSTSELMSLLSHSPKTIVEQKTHLTTKHVQENFVDLNIFKKFVALAEQKSKTLATRLNHVKVDLFNKNIIQFSDTLENKSHLSFNENDLDLFWQCIYELQLQNATFKGLYTPQQPTKQNPSKNLNTKNKNEQTSHEAVTKLRNTSNIMQSFQKYNSEKISIKSTELLNNTSNKAISLSEINHQEKNQGFLQKERALYEKDHIQQLKNYATEMQIIPVD is encoded by the coding sequence ATGTTGAATAAAAATAGTTCACAAAATTATGTTGTTTTAGCAAGAAGAACGCGTCCACAAAGTTTTTCACACCTAGTTGGTCAAGACATTGTGGCAAGTGCTATTGAAAAAATGCTCTCAAATCAAAAAATTCCACATGCATTTTTATTTACAGGCACACGCGGGACAGGCAAAACCTCAAGTGCCCGAATTCTTGCTAAATCACTGTGTTGTGAAAAAGGCCCTACTATTTCTCCCTGCCAATCGTGTGTTCACTGCCAGCAAATCACATCATGTATTCATGATGATGTTCTTGAAATAGATGGCGCATCGCATACAGGTATTGACAACATAAGAGAGCTGCGAGAAGCAACTCGATTTTTTCCTAACTCAGCGCGTTATAAAATTTTTATTATTGATGAAGTTCATATGCTAAGCACAGGTGCTTTTAATGCACTATTAAAAACACTTGAAGAACCTCCTCCGCAGGTTATTTTTATTTTAGCCACAACAGAACTCCATAAAGTTCCAATCACAGTACGTTCTCGTTGTATGATCTTTACGTTCAAAAAAATTGAACAGCAAATTATGGAAAAACACTTAAAAAATATTTTAACTCTAGAAAAAATAGGCTTCGAGGATGATGCAATTACTTTAATTGCTCGTGAGGCAAAAGGTTCAATTCGTGATGCTCTTAGTCTATTAGAGCAGGTTATTGCTATATGCAATCACTCTTTTATTTCTTCAGATTTAACAAAAAATGCGCTGTGCGTACAAGGAGAAGAAATTGCAGAAAATATTTTTTCTGCAATTTGTACTAAAAACCTAGGAGATGCTCTTGAACTTTTGCGCAATGCAGACTTAGCAAGTTTAGACATGGCAATACTAATGGATAATATTTCTCAATACTTTAGAAATGCTATGCTTATTAAAACGCTAAACAACAAAGAACGCGCAATTGTACTCACGTCATTATTGCCGCAAGAATACTCCCTTATCCAAGAAAAAATTCAAAATATTTCTGTCGCTGCAATTAGCGAAATATTTAAACTCACTGCCAATTCTATAAAAGACATCGCACGCTCGAATGCGGGTCTTGCATGGTCAGAAATTATTATAACAGAATGTATTTCCAGAGCAGAATGGCTTTCTACATCTGAACTGATGTCTTTACTTTCTCATTCACCCAAGACAATTGTTGAACAAAAAACTCATTTAACAACAAAACATGTTCAAGAAAATTTTGTAGATTTAAATATTTTTAAAAAGTTTGTTGCGCTTGCAGAGCAAAAAAGTAAAACACTCGCCACAAGATTAAACCATGTCAAAGTTGATTTGTTTAATAAAAATATTATCCAATTCTCTGACACCTTAGAAAATAAAAGCCACTTATCTTTTAATGAAAACGACCTAGACCTATTTTGGCAGTGTATTTACGAATTACAATTACAAAATGCGACTTTTAAAGGTCTTTATACTCCACAGCAACCAACAAAGCAAAACCCATCGAAAAACCTAAATACAAAAAATAAAAACGAGCAAACATCTCATGAAGCTGTAACAAAACTCAGAAACACTTCAAACATTATGCAGAGCTTTCAAAAATATAACTCAGAAAAAATTTCTATAAAAAGTACAGAATTACTTAATAATACATCGAATAAAGCAATATCACTTTCAGAAATCAATCACCAAGAAAAAAACCAGGGTTTTTTGCAAAAAGAGAGAGCTTTGTATGAAAAAGACCATATACAACAACTCAAAAACTATGCCACAGAAATGCAAATTATTCCTGTAGACTAA
- the obgE gene encoding GTPase ObgE yields MKFIDTAEIKIKAGDGGLGMSHFRREKYVPAGGPDGGNGGNGGDIYLEATNGLSTLLDFRYQRFYESDSGGKGGTNNRQGRCGEDLVLKVPCGTIAFDCESSEFIGEVLLEGQRILVAKGGKGGIGNTLFATSRNQAPTKTIPPGIGEGRRIRLELKMIADVGIIGSPNAGKSTLITVISAARPKVADYPFTTLVPTLGVVSHKDAPPFVVADVPGLIPGASQGKGLGHDFLRHIERTGVLIHLVDGSQDSSEAMINDFNGILEELSLYDKALLSRPRLTVISKVDALASEENIEISGNQDALNEFRQYLKRKKIKFFEISSAFRVGISDLLDKLVEVLNELKQDGENIQ; encoded by the coding sequence ATGAAATTTATTGATACAGCTGAAATTAAAATAAAAGCAGGTGATGGTGGCCTCGGTATGTCTCACTTTAGGCGAGAAAAATACGTGCCAGCAGGAGGCCCAGACGGTGGAAATGGAGGAAATGGAGGAGACATTTATCTAGAGGCAACAAATGGATTATCAACTCTTCTCGATTTTCGTTATCAGCGTTTTTACGAATCAGATTCTGGTGGTAAAGGGGGGACAAACAATCGACAAGGACGATGTGGTGAAGACCTCGTACTAAAGGTTCCTTGCGGAACCATAGCCTTTGATTGTGAGTCAAGTGAATTTATTGGAGAAGTTTTGCTAGAAGGGCAGCGTATTTTGGTTGCAAAAGGCGGAAAAGGTGGAATTGGCAATACACTTTTTGCGACTTCAAGAAATCAAGCTCCAACAAAAACAATACCTCCAGGTATAGGAGAAGGACGTAGAATTCGTTTGGAATTAAAAATGATTGCCGATGTAGGAATTATTGGAAGTCCTAATGCAGGAAAAAGTACTTTGATTACAGTTATTTCTGCTGCTAGGCCTAAAGTTGCAGATTATCCTTTTACCACTTTGGTACCAACATTAGGAGTTGTCAGTCATAAAGATGCGCCTCCTTTTGTTGTTGCCGATGTTCCTGGTCTAATTCCTGGAGCAAGTCAAGGAAAAGGTCTAGGGCATGATTTTTTAAGGCATATTGAAAGAACAGGTGTTCTAATTCATCTTGTTGATGGTAGCCAAGATTCATCAGAGGCAATGATTAACGATTTTAATGGTATTTTGGAAGAACTTTCGCTATACGACAAAGCGCTACTTAGCAGGCCTAGACTCACAGTTATTTCAAAGGTTGATGCGCTTGCTTCAGAGGAAAATATTGAAATTTCTGGTAATCAAGATGCCTTGAACGAATTTCGTCAATATTTAAAGCGAAAGAAAATAAAATTCTTTGAAATTAGTTCTGCTTTTCGAGTCGGAATTTCTGATTTGCTTGATAAGCTTGTTGAGGTCTTGAATGAATTAAAACAAGATGGAGAAAATATTCAGTGA
- a CDS encoding LptA/OstA family protein produces MKLLLKKIILIKIIFIFIIQNSYADFENSFSDNIDIKKETKSEKSNQSELSIRKQIETENNKKKLNPKKNDESVFDDFSKHNTNAPIYFQGRMAEFSKKNGILNLIGNVTLVQDNTTLTAEKAELIGKPDSNFATGSTSIQKAIATGNVKVLKKGTIASPDINASASLIEFLIPQKIMILKGKAKFFKAQEVINAEYIEINLDTGNIRLQETHGAVSPKDTMNLKKSTNFKEKYSDKVIK; encoded by the coding sequence ATGAAGTTATTATTAAAAAAAATAATTTTAATAAAAATTATTTTTATTTTTATAATTCAAAATTCTTATGCAGATTTTGAAAACTCTTTTTCAGATAATATTGATATAAAAAAGGAAACTAAATCTGAAAAATCAAATCAATCAGAATTATCAATTAGAAAACAGATTGAAACTGAAAATAATAAAAAAAAGCTGAACCCTAAAAAAAATGATGAAAGTGTCTTTGACGATTTTTCAAAACACAACACAAATGCTCCAATATATTTTCAAGGAAGAATGGCAGAATTCTCAAAAAAAAATGGAATATTAAATTTAATTGGGAATGTAACTTTAGTGCAAGACAATACAACACTTACAGCAGAAAAAGCTGAGCTCATTGGAAAACCTGACAGTAATTTTGCGACTGGAAGCACCTCAATTCAAAAAGCCATTGCTACTGGAAATGTGAAAGTTTTAAAAAAAGGTACTATAGCATCCCCTGATATAAATGCTTCTGCAAGCTTAATTGAATTTCTTATTCCTCAAAAAATTATGATTCTTAAAGGAAAAGCAAAATTTTTTAAAGCACAAGAAGTTATTAATGCTGAATATATTGAAATTAATTTAGATACAGGAAATATTCGGTTACAAGAAACTCATGGTGCAGTATCACCTAAAGATACAATGAATTTAAAAAAAAGTACTAATTTTAAAGAAAAATATAGCGACAAGGTTATAAAATGA
- a CDS encoding aminodeoxychorismate/anthranilate synthase component II, with protein sequence MILFIDHFDSFSNNLIGWFESKGLSFQKITCDKLLSINNFDDIKAVIFSPGPGHPSQYIESLSLYKRIPYHIPFLGVCLGHQLLLMAEGGVISQINKKPMHGRQIQVKPSNFSKYFKNSELHGRFVLYNSLGCKISNPIFSKNMVALASENSFVIATEHCLYPRIGIQFHPESFASPAGSKVLNTFLRLIKC encoded by the coding sequence ATGATACTTTTTATTGATCATTTTGATTCCTTTTCCAATAATCTAATTGGTTGGTTTGAATCAAAAGGGTTGAGTTTTCAAAAAATTACTTGTGATAAACTATTATCTATTAATAATTTCGATGATATTAAAGCAGTAATATTTTCTCCAGGCCCAGGACATCCTTCACAATATATTGAATCTCTTAGTCTTTATAAAAGAATCCCTTATCATATTCCATTTTTAGGTGTATGCCTTGGTCATCAGCTTCTTCTCATGGCAGAAGGTGGTGTTATTTCACAAATCAATAAAAAACCGATGCATGGTCGACAAATACAAGTTAAACCATCAAATTTTTCAAAATATTTTAAAAATTCAGAACTTCATGGTAGATTTGTTTTATATAACTCTTTGGGTTGCAAAATAAGCAATCCTATTTTCTCTAAAAATATGGTAGCCCTTGCAAGTGAAAATAGTTTTGTTATTGCGACAGAGCATTGCTTATACCCTAGAATTGGAATTCAATTTCATCCAGAAAGCTTTGCAAGCCCTGCTGGTTCTAAAGTTTTAAACACTTTTTTAAGGCTTATTAAATGCTAG